In the Verrucomicrobiota bacterium genome, CATGTGGGACGAATCTTGAAAAGTGGTTGGCCGAATTCGACTGGTTTGGCATTTTCGACCAACACTTGTGTAATCACACCTTTGGCCTCGGCTTTGATTTCGTTCATCACCTTCATCGCTTCAATGATGCAAACGACTGTGTCGGGATTCACTTCCGTGCCGACTTCGGCGTAATTACCTGATTCCGGCGACGGCGCCCGGTAAAACGTGCCAATCATGGGAGACTTGATATCCAACTCGCCTGACGCAGGCACTGGTGGTGGAGGAACCACGACTGCCGGGGCTGCAATGGCTGCAGGAGCGGGAGCATAAGTAATCACCGGGGCGTCTTCAGTCTGAGGCACGCCCGCCGCGCCACCCCCTACCCGTTTGAGTTTGATTTTGAAATCCTGCCGCTCCAACTCGAATTCCGAGATGGAGTTCTTCTTCATCAGGTCGATGATGGCTTTGATATCCTTCAGGTCCACAATCAAGTTTTGGTTAAAATCAGCTCTTAGGGTCGGTTTCCAATGCTGTCGTCACTTAAGCAAAAAAGCAGCAGCCGAACTTCGGCCCTGCTTGATTGCTTATTTCAATTGCTGGCGAACGTAAACAGGAACGAAAAACGCGTCAAGTAGTAAAAATTGTCACGCTAAAACCT is a window encoding:
- the accB gene encoding acetyl-CoA carboxylase biotin carboxyl carrier protein; the protein is MDLKDIKAIIDLMKKNSISEFELERQDFKIKLKRVGGGAAGVPQTEDAPVITYAPAPAAIAAPAVVVPPPPVPASGELDIKSPMIGTFYRAPSPESGNYAEVGTEVNPDTVVCIIEAMKVMNEIKAEAKGVITQVLVENAKPVEFGQPLFKIRPT